Genomic segment of Thermoanaerobaculia bacterium:
GATTCACGCCGACCGGGGATGCGACCGTCGGAAGCCCCGCGGCCATGTACTGGAGCAGCTTGAACCCGCCCTTCCCCCGGGTCCAGTCGTCGTCCTCGAGCGGCATGATGCCGACGTCGCAGTCCGAGAGCGCGGCCGCCTCGCCTTCCTTCGACCAGCGGACGAATTCGACCGGCGCCGGAAAACGCGCGGGCGGCCGCTCGGAGACGACGACGAGGCGGAGCGCCGGATGCCGCGCGGCGAGGCGGGCGAGCGCGCCCGCGACGATCTCGAGGTAGGGCAGATTCCCCGGGAGACCGATCCAGGCGATCCGGAAGCCGCCGCGGGGATCTCCCGCGGGCGGCGGGTACGGCGAGAGATCGATTCCGGTCGGAACCACCTCGACCCGGCGGGCGGCGGCGCGCGCGGCCGCGGCGAGAGTGGCGTTGCCCGCGGTCACGAGATCCGCGACCGCGCAGGTCGCGCGGAACTTCCGGACTCGGCGCGGAGACCGGTCGGGCTCCTCCCCCGGCCGGTCGGGCTTCCCGTAGTAGATCGCGTCGTCGAAGTCGTAGACGATCCGGCGGGCCGCTTGCCGGACGAGATTGCGCTCTCCCGACTCCAGCTTGAATTTCGCGATGACGAGGAGATCGAACGCGCGAAGACGCCGCATCCGTTCCAGCACCCGCAGGAGGTAGCGGCGGCGGGGAAACCGCTCGACCTCGCCGGCGATCCCCGCGCTCGCGAGGGCGGGGAGGTGCGCGGCGAGACGGTGCCGAAACGACGGGGCTTCGGGGTCGTGAACCCAGAAGAGGGCGCGGGACGTCATTCGCGCCGGAACGGCCGCGGTTCGCGCCGGAGAAACGTGAAGACGTTCCGTCCGTATCGCGCGACCCGTTCCGTTCCCCACCCCGGAGGCGGCGAAGGCTCCTCGCCGGCGTCCGTCTGCCAGACGATCGCGCCGTCCTCGGCGGCGACGGCCGCGACTTCGGCGGGCGAAATCGAGGGAGAGCCGTAGGGCGGATCCAGGAAGACCAGATCGAACTGCCGGCCGGCCGCCGCCAGGCGTCGAACGGCGGCGGGCGCGTCGCCGCCGATCACCTCGAGAGGCGCCCCGAGCGTCCGGGCATTCGCTTCGGCCGCGGCGGGATGGCGATCCACGACGGCGGCGGACCCCGCTCCCCGCGAGAGCGCCTCGAGGGCGACGGCCGCCGATCCCGCGTAGAGCTCGAGAACGCGCCATCCCCGCACCCGTTCCCCGAAAATGTCGAAAAGGGCTTCCCGCGCCCGCCCGGAGGTCGGCCGGGACCCGGGCGCGACCGCGAGACGCCGGCTCTTCCAGGCGCCTCCGATGACCCGGAGCGCGCCGGTCACGGAGGGAGGAAGCTCGCGGCCAGCCGGTCGAGCTTGTAGAACTGCGAATACGGCTCGTCGAGGCCCTTCAGCTCCACGACTCCCGCGTGCTCGTCGAACCGGACGATCCGGAATTCGACGCCGTCTCGGCGGCGGAGGATCCGTCCCGGGACGAGCTTGTCCGGCGGAAAGTCGCCGGCGGCCGCCCGCGGCTGCCCGAACGAATCCCTCAGGTCCTGCATCACCGATCGGACCCGTTGCGCTTCGGGAGAGAGCGCGGAGAGGCCGTCGAAAGAGATCGTCCAGGCGTGCCCGTCGGCCTTCGTCACGGTGATCACCGAATGGGGAAGCTCGTCGCCGCTCATTCCGCTTTCGAACGTCCCCGAGGCGTCCTCCACTCCGGGCGCCCGGAAAACGGCGACGTACGACTGGAGCTCCGCGGGAGCGAGCTTGCGCTTCTTCATCTCGGTCTTTCCGTCGGCCGTCGACTTCCGCACGAGCACGCCGTCGGAGAAGAGCGTCACGCGTTGCATCGCGGAGCCCGTGCGGACGACCCATTCGGCGACGTAGGTCGGGCCTCCTTCCGCGGGCGGCGCGACGCGGGCGTCGGCGGTCTCGGTCGTCGTGGTTTCGACGACGGGAGCCGGGCCGTCCGCCGCGGCGAGGGCCGCCGCCATCCCCGCGGCCGCGGCGGCGAGAAGGACCCGCTTCACTCCGCCTCCCGCAGCGCGAACGCGAGCTCGTCGGCGGGGCGGATGCGCCCGTCGACGCGCGCCCGCCACGTCCGCTCCAGCGCGCGGCCGATCGCGGGCCCGGGGGCCATTCCGGAACGCTTGAGGTCCTCCCCCCGGATCGCGAGACGGACCCGGGAAGCCTTCCTTCGGGCGCTCCGGAAACGGGCGGCCTGCCGCGGCCCGAGCGCGCTTTCGAGCGCGAGCGCTTCCGCTTCCCCGAGTCCTCGCGCGAACGCCGCGATTTCCGATTCGGCCGAGCCCCCGGAAAGGCGGGTCTTCAGGTCGGCGAGATCGGCGGCCGCCCGCACGTAAATGCTCCCGGCTTCTCCCGCGAGCCCCAGCCGAACCGCGACGCGCCGGCGGTCCTCGCCCGGAAGGTCGAGCCCCCACGCGAGCAGCGCCGCCAGGAAGCGCGTCTCATCGGAAGCGCCGCGCGAGATTTCCTCGAGGCGCCGGAGCCGCCGTCGGGCCGCCGCCGTCGCGGCCAGCCCCGGATCGATCGCCCGATCGAGACCCAGCCGGGCGAGACCGGAAGCGGCGCGGGCGGGGGGCTGCTCCGAAAAGAGCAGCTTCAGCTCCCGGCGCAGGCGGTCCCCGCTCACGGCGGAGAACGATCCGGCGGAGATCGCCTCGGCGATCCACCGGCGCGTTTCGGCGCCGATGCGAAAGCCGAAGCGGAGCGCGAACCGGACGGCCCGGCAGGCGCGCGTGGGATCGTCGTGCGGGGAGCGCGCGTGGAGCATCCGGACGACGCCGCGCCGCAGGTCCTCGCGCCCTCCGTGAGGATCGAGAACCGCCCCCCGAGCGGGTCCGGTGAGCGGGATCGCCATCGCGTTGACGGTGAAATCCCGCCGCCGCAGGTCCTCCTCGATCCCGGCGGGAAAGACCTCCGGCAGCGCGCCCGGGTGCGGATAGCGTTCTCCCCGGGTCGAGGAAAAATCGACGCGCCGCGCGCGAGGTCCGCCGCCGATCCGGGCCGAGGCGGTGCCGAACGCGTCGGAGGATTCGATCGCGATACCCCGGGCGCGTCCCCACGCGCGGGCGAAGGCGATCGCGTCCCCTTCGATCGCCACGTCGAGATCGCGGGGGCGGCGGCGGCGCAGCCGGTCGCGCACCGTTCCGCCGACGAGGAACGCGGCCGTCCCCTCCCGCTCCGCGAGCGCGCGAATCGAAGTCTCGGCCGCCCGGAGCGGGTCAGTCGTAGACATACCGGACCGCCCGGTCGCCCGCCAGCAGCCGGATCTCCTCGGTCAGCATCGGCGAGGGAGCCACCGACAGCGTCCCGTTCGTCTTCACGGTCGCCTCGAACTCGCCCGGCCGCACGAGGCGAAGCGAGACCGGAACGGGGCCCGGGTGTGCGCGGAGCTTTTCGTGAACGCGCGAGAGCACGTTCTCGTCGGCGAGGGTGAGGTCGAGCCGGATCTCCAGGGCGCGGGCGCGCCGGTCCTTCAGCCCCGCGAGCGGAGCGATCTCCTGGGCGTTCAGCTCGATCGACCCGCCCCCCTCCCGCACGATGGCGGAGAGGAGCACCGGCCGGTCGTCCTCGAGGAGGTTCCCCGATCTCTCGAAGAGCGCCGAGAAGACCGCGACCGGCACCGTTCCGGTCGTGTCCTCGAGGAGGAATTTCGCCATGAACTTCCCCGCGTTGACGCCCTTCTTGATCTTCTGCTTCTTCAGCCCGGTGATCACGCCCGCGACCTTGACGGACTTGTCGGTCCAGTCCGCGAGCCGCTCCACCTTCGCCTCGGCGAACCGCTCGACCTCTTCGGAGAACTTCGCGAGCGGGTGTCCGGTGACGTAGAAACCGAGAGATTCCTTCTCCCGGGAGAGGAGCTCTTCGAGGGCGTAGGGCGCTCCTTCCGGAAACGCGTCGGCGGGCGGACCGGCCTCGACGGCTCCCCCGAACAGGTCCGACTGGCCGCTCTCCCGGTCGAGCCGCTGGCGGGCGGCGCTCGCGGAGACGTCCTCGTAGGCCTCCACGAGCGAACGTCGGTTCCGGCCGAGCCCGTCGAACGCGCCGGCGTGGACGAGCGCCTCGACCGCCCGGCGATTGACGAGCTTCGAGTCGACGCGCATCAGGAAGTCGGTGAAGGACGCGAACGGGCGCAGGCGTCGTTCGTCGAGAATCGCCTGCGCGGCGGAATCGCCGACCCCCCGGACGGCGGCCAGGCCGAATCGGATCGCGTCGCCCGTGGCGGCGAAGGTGCGCTCCGACTCGTTGATGTGGGGCGGGCGGACCGGAACACCGGCGATCGCGCACTCTCCCATCACCCGGACGATCTCGTCGGTCGACCCGATCGAGGACGTGAGGCACGCCGCCATGAAATGGACGGGCCAGTGCGCCTTCAGATACGCCGTCTGGTAGGCGAGCAGCGCGTAGGCGACGGCATGCGATTTGTTGAAGCCGTAGCGGGCGAAGGGCTCGATGAGCGACCAGATCTCCTCCGCCTTCTTCTTCGGGGTCTTCGCCTCGACGGCCCGGCGGATGAACTTCTCCGCCTCGGCCTGCATGACCTCCTTCTTCTTCTTCCCGATCGCCTTCCGGAGGAGGTCCGCCTCCGCGAGGGAAAACCCGGCGACGCGCTGGGCGATCAGCATCACCTGCTCCTGGTAGACGAGGATGCCGAGCGTGTCCTCCAGGATGTCCTTCAGCTCCGGCAGCGGGTACGTGATCTTCGCGGTCCCGTTGCGCCGCCGCACGTAGTCCTCGACGGTTCCCGCGTCGAGGGCGCCGGGACGGTAGAGGGCGTTCAACGCGGCGAGATCGGAAAACACCGCGGGCCGGGCGCGCCGCAGGAGGTCCCGCATTCCCGAGGAGTCGAACTGGAAGACGCAGCCGGTCTTCCCCTCCCGGAACAGCTCGTACGTCTTCACGTCGTCGAGCGGCAGGTGCTCGAGGTCGATTTCGACTCCTTCCGACTTCCGCACCGACGCGACCGTTTCGATGAGGATGTCGAGCGTGATCAGCCCCAGGAAGTCGATTTTCAGGAGGCCCATCTTCTCGATCACGGTCATGTCGAACTGCGTCGTGATCTGGTCGTCGGCGGTCCGGTAGAGAGGCAGCTATTCCGTGATCGGACGGGGCGCGATGACGACGCCCGCGGCGTGCATCCCGGCGTGGCGGGAAAGGCCTTCGAGCCGCGCCGCGATCTGGACGACCTTCTTCGCGCTCTCGTCGGTCTTGACCAGCGCCTTCAGGTCGTTCGAGTCCTTCATCGCGGAGTCGAAGGTGACGTCGGGGCCGACGGGGATCGCCTTCGAGATCTTGTCGCCGAGCGAGACCGGGAAGCCGAGCACGCGGGTCACGTCGCGCACGGCCGCTTTCGGCTTCAGCTGCGAGAACGTCACGATCTGCGCGACGTTCTCGCGCCCGTACTTCGCGGTCACGTACTCGATGACCTCCCCGCGGCGCGCCTGGCAGAAATCGATGTCGATGTCCGGCATCGAGATCCGCTGCGGGTTCAGGAAGCGTTCGAAGAGCAGGTCGTAGCGGAGCGGATCGATCTCCGTGATGCGCAACGACCACGAGACGATCGAACCGGCGGCGCTCCCGCGCCCGGGTCCCACGGCGACGCCCGTTTCCCGTGCGTGCCGGATGAAATCGGAGACGATGAGGAAGTAGGAGGGGAATCCCATCTTCTCGATGACGTCCATCTCGTAGTCGAGGCGCGCGCGATACGCCTCGGGGGCCCGCTTGATCGCGCCCGACGCGAAATGCGGCGCCATCTCCGAC
This window contains:
- a CDS encoding RsmD family RNA methyltransferase; translated protein: MTGALRVIGGAWKSRRLAVAPGSRPTSGRAREALFDIFGERVRGWRVLELYAGSAAVALEALSRGAGSAAVVDRHPAAAEANARTLGAPLEVIGGDAPAAVRRLAAAGRQFDLVFLDPPYGSPSISPAEVAAVAAEDGAIVWQTDAGEEPSPPPGWGTERVARYGRNVFTFLRREPRPFRRE
- a CDS encoding glycosyltransferase family 4 protein, which produces MTSRALFWVHDPEAPSFRHRLAAHLPALASAGIAGEVERFPRRRYLLRVLERMRRLRAFDLLVIAKFKLESGERNLVRQAARRIVYDFDDAIYYGKPDRPGEEPDRSPRRVRKFRATCAVADLVTAGNATLAAAARAAARRVEVVPTGIDLSPYPPPAGDPRGGFRIAWIGLPGNLPYLEIVAGALARLAARHPALRLVVVSERPPARFPAPVEFVRWSKEGEAAALSDCDVGIMPLEDDDWTRGKGGFKLLQYMAAGLPTVASPVGVNREIVVEGETGFLAGSAEEWELSLDRLLGDALLRRRMGLAGRRRVEENYAMTIVSRHVVELYRGLLEEGRA